One genomic region from Eptesicus fuscus isolate TK198812 chromosome 4, DD_ASM_mEF_20220401, whole genome shotgun sequence encodes:
- the CCNB1 gene encoding G2/mitotic-specific cyclin-B1, with amino-acid sequence MALRVTRNTKINAENKTKISIAGAKRVPVATTATSKAGLRPRTALGDIANNVSEQPQAKLPLKKEAKTLAAGKVIAKKLPKPMEKALEPASVPAPAPAPAPVLEPAREPEPEPVKEEKLSPEPILVDTPSPSPMETSGCAPAEEYLCQAFSDVMLAVNDVDAEDEADPNLCSEYVKDIYTYLRQVEEEQAVRPKYLLGREVTGNMRAILIDWLVQVQMKFRLLQETMYMTVSIIDRFMQNNCVPKKMLQLVGVTAMFIASKYEEMYPPEIGDFAFVTDNTYTKLQIRQMEMKILRALNFCLGRPLPLHFLRRASKIGEVDVEQHTLAKYLMELTMLDYDMVHFPPSQIAAGAFCLALKILDNGEWTPVLQHYLSYTEESLLLVMQHLAKNIVMVNGGLTKHMTIKNKYATSKHAKISTLAQLNSALVKDLAKAVAKV; translated from the exons ATGGCGCTCCGGGTCACCAGG AACACGAAAATTAATGCTGAAAATAAGACGAAGATCAGTATAGCAGGCGCAAAGCGCGTGCCTGTGGCCACTACTGCAACCTccaaggccgggctgaggccaaGAACAGCCCTTGGAGACATCGCTAACAATGTCAGTGAACAGCCACAGGCCAAATTGCCTCTAAAAAAG GAGGCAAAAACATTAGCTGCTGGAAAAGTTATTGCTAAAAAACTACCAAAACCTATGGAAAAGGCACTGGAGCCTGCATCTGTTCCTGctcctgcgcctgcgcctgcgcctgtgCTGGAACCAGCACGGGAGCCGGAACCTGAGCctgttaaagaagaaaaactttcGCCTGAGCCTATTTTG GTTGATACTCCCTCTCCAAGCCCAATGGAAACATCTGGCTGTGCCCCTGCAGAAGAGTATCTGTGCCAGGCTTTCTCTGATGTAATGCTTGCAGTGAATGATGTGGATGCAGAAGATGAGGCTGATCCAAACCTTTGTAGTGAATATGTGAAAGATATCTATACTTACCTGAGACAAGTTGAG GAAGAGCAAGCAGTCAGACCAAAATACCTACTGGGTCGTGAAGTCACTGGAAATATGAGAGCCATCCTAATTGATTGGCTGGTGCAGGTTCAGATGAAATTCAGGTTACTGCAGGAAACCATGTACATGACTGTTTCCATTATTGACCGGTTCATGCAG AATAATTGTGTGCCCAAGAAGATGCTGCAGCTGGTTGGCGTCACTGCCATGTTTATTGCGAGCAAATATGAAGAAATGTACCCTCCAGAAATCGGTGACTTTGCCTTTGTGACTGACAACACTTACACTAAGCTCCAAATCAGACAGATGGAAATGAAGATTCTGAGAGCTTTAAATTTTTGCCTGGGTCGCCCTCTACCCCTGCATTTCCTTCGGAGAGCATCTAAGATCGGAGAG GTTGATGTGGAGCAACATACCTTGGCCAAATACCTGATGGAACTAACTATGTTAGACTATGATATGGTGCATTTTCCTCCTTCTCAGATTGCAGCAGGAGCCTTTTGTTTAGCACTGAAAATTCTCGATAATGGTGAATGG ACACCAGTTCTACAGCATTACCTGTCATACACTGAAGAATCCCTTCTCCTTGTTATGCAACACCTTGCTAAGAACATAGTCATGGTGAATGGTGGGCTTACAAAGCACATG ACTATCAAGAACAAGTATGCCACATCTAAGCATGCTAAGATCAGCACTCTAGCACAGCTAAATTCTGCACTAGTTAAAGATTTAGCCAAGGCTGTGGCAAAGGTGTAA
- the CENPH gene encoding centromere protein H isoform X1, protein MEPQPEEPGAAERAGPAEDPVALLLRLRAQTKQQLLEYKSMVDANEEKTPEEIIPEKQIETKIEDLENEIEKVKIAFEMKKLALDRMQLSTALRKNLEESNIQTSELMDNMNHILKLNKIIMKLQQESWDLEEKLLDVKKKRFELKRASESKFLEIQTEKNKQNDDLASMENSDKIKTLQQKLQKEIQITTVIQHVFQNLILGSKVNWAEDSAFKETVLQLEKNLTMI, encoded by the exons ATGGAGCCGCAGCCCGAGGAGCCGGGCGCCGCCGAGCGCGCGGGCCCCGCGGAGGACCCCGTAGCGCTGCTGCTCAG GCTGAGGGCACAGACAAAACAACAACTCTTGGAATATAAATCAATGGTTGATGCAA atgaagaaaaaaCTCCAGAAGAAATCATTCCAGAAAAGCAAATTGAAAC TAAAATTGAAGACCTGGAAAATGAAATCGAAAAGGTGAAAATtgcttttgaaatgaaaaagCTTGCATTGGACAG GATGCAGCTTTCAACGGCACTTAGAAAAAACCTGGAGGAAAGTAACATTCAGACtag tGAGCTCATGGACAACATGAACCACATattaaagctaaataaaataataatgaaattacaGCAG GAATCTTGGGATTTGGAGGAAAAACTGcttgatgttaaaaaaaagagatttg AATTAAAACGAGCTTCAGAAAgtaaatttttagaaatacagaCTGAAAAGAACAAACAGAATGATGATTTGGCCAGTATGGAAAATTCAGACAAGATAAAGACCTTACAACAAAAGCTACAGAAGGAGATACAAATTACTACAGTTATTCAACATGTCTTCCAG AACCTCATTTTGGGGAGTAAAGTCAATTGGGCAGAAGATTCTGCCTTTAAGGAAACTGTTCTGCAGCTTGAGAAGAATCTCACCATGATCTAA
- the CENPH gene encoding centromere protein H isoform X2 — MVDANEEKTPEEIIPEKQIETKIEDLENEIEKVKIAFEMKKLALDRMQLSTALRKNLEESNIQTSELMDNMNHILKLNKIIMKLQQESWDLEEKLLDVKKKRFELKRASESKFLEIQTEKNKQNDDLASMENSDKIKTLQQKLQKEIQITTVIQHVFQNLILGSKVNWAEDSAFKETVLQLEKNLTMI; from the exons ATGGTTGATGCAA atgaagaaaaaaCTCCAGAAGAAATCATTCCAGAAAAGCAAATTGAAAC TAAAATTGAAGACCTGGAAAATGAAATCGAAAAGGTGAAAATtgcttttgaaatgaaaaagCTTGCATTGGACAG GATGCAGCTTTCAACGGCACTTAGAAAAAACCTGGAGGAAAGTAACATTCAGACtag tGAGCTCATGGACAACATGAACCACATattaaagctaaataaaataataatgaaattacaGCAG GAATCTTGGGATTTGGAGGAAAAACTGcttgatgttaaaaaaaagagatttg AATTAAAACGAGCTTCAGAAAgtaaatttttagaaatacagaCTGAAAAGAACAAACAGAATGATGATTTGGCCAGTATGGAAAATTCAGACAAGATAAAGACCTTACAACAAAAGCTACAGAAGGAGATACAAATTACTACAGTTATTCAACATGTCTTCCAG AACCTCATTTTGGGGAGTAAAGTCAATTGGGCAGAAGATTCTGCCTTTAAGGAAACTGTTCTGCAGCTTGAGAAGAATCTCACCATGATCTAA